In Symphalangus syndactylus isolate Jambi chromosome 14, NHGRI_mSymSyn1-v2.1_pri, whole genome shotgun sequence, one DNA window encodes the following:
- the LOC134732398 gene encoding uncharacterized protein, giving the protein MVPFFPGPCPFFAAVCTALSAWHGWRTASLYTWPLQDEASATLAFLWGQESAPSLTWSTPPFTWSSPPFTWSTPPFTWSTPPFTWSTPPFTWSTPPFTWSTPPFTWSTPPFTWSTPPFTWSTPAAPLTWSTPPFTWSTPAAPLTWSTPPFTWSTPPFTWSTPPFTWSTPAAPLTWSTPPFTWRTPAAPLTWSTPPFTWSSPPFTWSTPPFTWSSPAAPLTWSTPPFTWSTPPFTWSSPAAPLPWSTASWSISSCGVALP; this is encoded by the coding sequence ATGGTCCCGTTCTTCCCAGGGCCCTGTCCATTCTTTGCTGCAGTCTGCACAGCCCTGAGTGCCTGGCACGGCTGGCGCACAGCCTCGCTCTATACCTGGCCCCTTCAGGATGAAgcttcagccacactggccttcctcTGGGGCCAGGAGAGTGCCCCATCCCTCACCTGGAGCACTCCTCCCTTCACCTGGAGCTCCCCTCCCTTCACCTGGAGCACCCCTCCCTTCACCTGGAGCACTCCTCCCTTCACCTGGAGCACTCCTCCCTTCACCTGGAGCACTCCTCCCTTCACCTGGAGCACCCCTCCCTTCACCTGGAGCACCCCTCCCTTCACCTGGAGCACTCCTCCCTTCACCTGGAGCACCCCTGCAGCACCCCTCACCTGGAGCACTCCTCCCTTCACCTGGAGCACCCCTGCAGCACCCCTCACCTGGAGCACTCCTCCCTTCACCTGGAGCACCCCTCCCTTCACCTGGAGCACTCCTCCCTTCACCTGGAGCACCCCTGCAGCACCCCTCACCTGGAGCACTCCTCCCTTCACCTGGAGGACCCCTGCAGCACCCCTCACCTGGAGCACTCCTCCCTTCACCTGGAGCTCCCCTCCCTTCACCTGGAGCACTCCTCCCTTCACCTGGAGCTCCCCTGCAGCACCCCTTACCTGGAGCACTCCTCCCTTCACCTGGAGCACCCCTCCCTTCACCTGGAGCTCCCCTGCAGCACCCCTCCCCTGGAGCACCGCTTCCTGGAGCATTTCCTCATGTGGAGTAGCCCTCCCTTAG